GGAGGTACGGGTTGCCCACCGCCTGGCCGAGGAAGCTCACGTCGACCTGCGCTTCCAACAGTCGCTCCGCGTCGAGTGGGAGCGCCTCGAGGATGGCGAGCCGTAAGGCGGTGATACCGCCGACGCCGTCGGTGGCCTCGACGATCCGTTTGCGGGCGCGGGCGAAGGCCAGTTGGTGCGCCGAGACCAGGATGTCTTCCTTGTTGCGGAAGTAGTGGGCCAGCACGCCGTTGGAGCAGCCGGCCTCCTGGGCGATTCGCCGCAGCGTGAGGGCTTCGAGCCCTTCGCTTCCGATCACCCGCCACGTCGCGTCGAGCACCTCGCGTCTGCGCTCGTCGTGGTCGACGACCTTAG
This region of Mycolicibacterium goodii genomic DNA includes:
- a CDS encoding TetR/AcrR family transcriptional regulator; translated protein: MPKVVDHDERRREVLDATWRVIGSEGLEALTLRRIAQEAGCSNGVLAHYFRNKEDILVSAHQLAFARARKRIVEATDGVGGITALRLAILEALPLDAERLLEAQVDVSFLGQAVGNPYLREIRSASNADSRALWAQFVVDAQRSGDIRTDEDTQIIVDEILAVVESLSVEAIINPGRMTPDHQVYLVDRLLARLQ